A DNA window from Bos indicus isolate NIAB-ARS_2022 breed Sahiwal x Tharparkar chromosome 9, NIAB-ARS_B.indTharparkar_mat_pri_1.0, whole genome shotgun sequence contains the following coding sequences:
- the PNISR gene encoding arginine/serine-rich protein PNISR isoform X3, whose product MWDQGGQPWQQWPLNQQQWMQSFQHQQDPSQIDWAALAQAWIAQREASGQQSMVEQPPGMMPNGQDMSTMESGPNNHGNFQGDSNFNRMWQPG is encoded by the exons aTGTGGGATCAAGGAGGACAACCTTGGCAGCAGTGGCCTTTGAACCAACAACAATGGATGCAGTCATTCCAGCACCAGCAGGATCCAA GCCAGATTGACTGGGCTGCATTGGCTCAAGCTTGGATTGCCCAAAGAGAAGCTTCAGGACAGCAAAGCATGGTAGAACAACCACCAGGAATGATGCCAAATGGACAGGATATGTCTACAATGGAGTCTGGTCCAAATAATCATGGGAATTTCCAAGGGGATTCAAACTTTAACAGAATGTGGCAACCAG GCTGA